The Akkermansia sp. N21116 genome includes a region encoding these proteins:
- the rnc gene encoding ribonuclease III, translating into MDYADLEAKLGYTFNNPSLLVQAMMHPSASANPKTRITYERLEFLGDAVLELAVSRELFDALPEAPEGVLTHMRSRIVSRQHFYRMALKLEIDKYIILGKGEERTGGRVRLSNLANTFETVFGAIVLDSDYETARTIALRILQEAIRTASSDLREHNPKGELQSTLQTIFPESPSYETKELNQTDGDPRRFSSTALWRGIPIGSGFGASKRKAEVAAATDALQQRAWLREIPS; encoded by the coding sequence ATGGATTACGCAGATCTGGAAGCAAAACTGGGATATACCTTCAACAATCCCTCCCTGCTTGTCCAGGCAATGATGCACCCCAGCGCCTCGGCCAACCCGAAGACGCGCATCACATATGAACGCCTGGAATTTCTTGGAGACGCAGTACTGGAACTTGCCGTCAGTCGGGAACTTTTCGACGCCCTGCCCGAGGCCCCCGAAGGAGTCCTGACGCACATGCGTTCCCGCATCGTCAGCCGCCAGCATTTCTACCGCATGGCGTTAAAGCTGGAAATTGACAAATACATCATTCTCGGCAAAGGAGAAGAACGCACCGGGGGACGCGTCCGGCTCTCCAACCTCGCCAATACCTTTGAAACCGTTTTCGGAGCCATCGTTCTGGATTCCGATTATGAAACAGCCCGGACTATAGCTCTGCGTATTCTTCAGGAAGCCATCCGCACCGCTTCCTCCGACCTCCGAGAACACAATCCCAAAGGCGAACTGCAAAGCACCCTGCAAACCATCTTCCCCGAGTCCCCTTCCTATGAAACGAAGGAACTCAACCAAACAGACGGAGATCCCCGCCGCTTCTCCTCCACCGCTCTCTGGCGCGGCATACCGATCGGCTCCGGTTTCGGAGCCAGCAAGCGCAAGGCCGAAGTAGCCGCTGCAACCGATGCTCTGCAACAGCGGGCATGGCTTCGGGAAATACCATCGTAA
- a CDS encoding enterotoxin, with product MKKIFLYSILGLSLGLPSAFAQNSLETSHLVSQIEPAVHGQTLILSNNHVALKVTIADNTVTGGEFIDKVNGATYDLKPNLFRLGIDTEAEDPVESKALIKPDPTTKNKFVYLSPADFIPEGFEITPIAAAPQARRLVDRKPGVQATMKFAIADNGLQPEWKAELREDAPYVRIFVTVHCRHQGHSVREIRVLDFSAPDPIVRGSVKGSPITASNGKLFTGIESPLGNNYVEGDDRIVCAINKQLDLPGHSSTEVSAVLGVAAPGQLRRTFQLSYINEERARPYSLYLNYNTWYDLGFFNRYSEKEAIETIKKFGDELVKKRGVKLDSMLMDDGWDDVSTLWGFHKGWPEEFRNVRKAAEEIGSGPGVWFSPWGGYGGPKDSRINAAKDKGFEVVKEGFCLAGPKYYNHFKNMCLKMIRENGINHFKLDGTSTKERNLPGSRFTSDFQAVISLIEELRKERPDIYINLTTGTWPSPFWFSIADSIWRDGWDHEFVGVGSNRNKWMTFRDANIYNNNVVKAPLFPINSLMTHGIIYATKARQLNTDPGNDLANEIWSGMAYGTQMQEIYISPSLMTDKNWDDLANAVKWARANEATLVDTHWIGGNPAKLDVYGWASWSPKQGIVGLRNPSAQVQTFSFDPAAVFELPAGAVTTFSVSSPNGSNTGITSMKAGETVTLTLQPFQVIVLDAKPQ from the coding sequence ATGAAAAAAATTTTCCTCTATTCCATTTTAGGGCTTAGTCTCGGTCTTCCGTCCGCATTCGCACAAAACTCTCTTGAGACATCCCACCTCGTTTCCCAAATCGAGCCGGCAGTTCACGGGCAAACTCTCATCCTCTCCAACAACCATGTCGCCCTGAAGGTGACCATCGCCGACAATACAGTTACCGGAGGAGAATTCATCGATAAGGTCAACGGCGCCACCTATGACCTGAAACCCAATCTTTTCCGTCTCGGCATCGACACAGAAGCCGAGGATCCGGTCGAAAGCAAGGCACTCATCAAGCCCGATCCGACGACAAAGAACAAATTCGTCTATCTGTCCCCCGCTGATTTCATCCCGGAAGGCTTCGAAATCACGCCCATCGCCGCCGCCCCCCAGGCCCGTCGCCTTGTAGACCGCAAGCCCGGAGTGCAAGCTACGATGAAATTCGCCATTGCCGACAACGGTCTTCAGCCGGAGTGGAAGGCGGAATTGCGGGAAGACGCTCCCTACGTCCGTATTTTCGTCACCGTACACTGCCGCCACCAGGGACATTCCGTCCGGGAAATCCGGGTACTGGACTTCTCGGCTCCCGATCCGATTGTCCGCGGCTCCGTCAAGGGTTCTCCGATTACCGCTTCCAACGGGAAACTTTTCACCGGCATCGAATCCCCTCTAGGCAATAACTACGTCGAAGGAGATGACCGCATCGTCTGCGCCATTAACAAGCAACTCGACCTCCCCGGACACTCCTCCACAGAAGTCTCCGCCGTCCTCGGCGTCGCCGCTCCCGGGCAGCTCCGCCGTACCTTCCAGCTCTCCTACATCAATGAGGAACGCGCCAGGCCCTACTCTCTCTACCTGAACTACAACACTTGGTACGACCTGGGGTTCTTCAACCGTTACAGTGAAAAGGAAGCCATTGAAACGATTAAGAAATTCGGCGATGAACTCGTCAAGAAACGCGGCGTCAAGTTGGACTCCATGTTGATGGACGACGGATGGGACGACGTCTCTACCCTTTGGGGCTTCCACAAGGGATGGCCAGAGGAATTCAGAAACGTTCGCAAAGCCGCCGAAGAAATCGGTTCCGGCCCCGGCGTCTGGTTCTCCCCGTGGGGAGGTTACGGCGGGCCCAAGGATAGCCGCATCAATGCAGCCAAAGACAAGGGATTCGAAGTTGTCAAAGAAGGATTCTGCCTCGCCGGCCCCAAGTACTACAACCACTTTAAGAACATGTGCCTGAAGATGATCCGCGAAAACGGCATCAACCACTTCAAGCTCGACGGGACCTCCACCAAAGAACGCAACCTGCCCGGCAGCAGGTTTACCAGCGACTTCCAGGCCGTAATCTCCCTGATTGAAGAACTCCGCAAGGAACGCCCGGACATCTACATCAACCTCACGACAGGAACCTGGCCTTCGCCCTTCTGGTTCAGCATTGCGGATTCCATCTGGCGCGACGGCTGGGATCACGAATTCGTAGGCGTCGGCTCCAACCGCAACAAGTGGATGACCTTCCGCGACGCCAATATCTACAACAACAATGTCGTCAAGGCTCCGCTCTTCCCGATCAATTCTCTGATGACCCACGGCATCATCTATGCCACCAAAGCCCGCCAGCTCAATACCGACCCCGGTAACGACCTCGCCAACGAAATCTGGTCCGGAATGGCCTACGGCACCCAAATGCAGGAAATCTACATCAGCCCGTCCCTGATGACGGACAAGAACTGGGATGACCTCGCCAACGCCGTCAAATGGGCCCGCGCCAATGAAGCCACCCTCGTCGACACCCACTGGATCGGCGGCAACCCGGCCAAACTGGACGTGTACGGCTGGGCCTCCTGGTCTCCGAAGCAGGGCATTGTCGGCCTCCGCAACCCGTCCGCCCAGGTTCAGACATTCTCGTTTGATCCGGCAGCCGTTTTCGAACTTCCTGCCGGAGCCGTAACGACATTTTCCGTTTCCTCACCCAACGGAAGCAACACCGGCATCACATCCATGAAGGCCGGAGAAACCGTCACGCTGACCCTCCAGCCCTTCCAGGTCATTGTCCTGGATGCCAAGCCCCAATAA
- the cmk gene encoding (d)CMP kinase: protein MFPAIAIDGPAASGKSTVARIVAEKLGYTFINTGAMYRAMTWYVLSRGISPADTQAVIALLPEAPLEFGKKGAVSIVLYNGRELTDELTGTEVNSNVSAIAAIPEVRELLVNRQREYNTREAVVMEGRDIGTVVFPSTPFKYFVTASEEVRQARRAAQGQQDSIAERDRKDSSRAASPLTQAPDARLIDTSDLTIDQVVAMIVDDIRTKTALL, encoded by the coding sequence ATGTTCCCCGCCATAGCTATCGACGGTCCCGCCGCTTCAGGCAAGTCGACCGTCGCCCGAATCGTCGCCGAAAAACTGGGATACACATTCATTAACACCGGAGCCATGTACCGCGCCATGACGTGGTACGTCCTCTCACGGGGAATTTCCCCAGCCGATACCCAAGCCGTCATTGCCTTGCTGCCGGAAGCTCCCCTGGAATTCGGGAAGAAGGGCGCCGTCTCCATCGTCCTCTACAACGGCAGGGAATTGACGGACGAACTCACAGGCACGGAAGTCAACAGCAACGTTTCCGCCATCGCCGCCATTCCGGAAGTCCGGGAACTCCTCGTCAACCGCCAGCGGGAATACAACACCCGCGAAGCCGTTGTCATGGAAGGGCGCGACATCGGAACCGTCGTTTTTCCTTCCACTCCCTTCAAATACTTCGTCACTGCTTCGGAAGAAGTCAGGCAGGCACGGAGGGCAGCCCAGGGACAGCAGGATTCCATCGCCGAAAGAGACCGCAAGGATTCTTCCCGGGCGGCATCTCCGCTGACGCAGGCTCCGGATGCCCGCCTGATCGACACCTCCGACTTGACGATTGACCAAGTCGTCGCCATGATCGTCGACGATATCCGCACCAAAACGGCCCTTCTATGA
- a CDS encoding Gfo/Idh/MocA family oxidoreductase yields the protein MSDKPVRVAAIGYGNRSRKYLQYVEEYPDQVQLAAVVDSNPLRLHEAQKKFGLDDQYCFSSIDDFFAQPLPLDGVVIGTPDHLHYGPCMAALDMGYRVLLEKPVSQTLEECEQILLRSEERQIPVTVCYVLRYHPYFKKLKSILARGDLGRLISINHTVNVGIDRTTHSYVRGLWNNSNTSTPIMLAKCCHDIDLINWYSGSRPKRVFSSGSLTWFHGKNAPKDSARRCCDCPCEESCPFSAIDLYLRRGEWTKNFTVPNGMTLHDVLWEEMRHGPYGRCVYHCDNNVADHQILSMEMENGVLVNLTMNCFTLNDGRLIELKCAFGEIVANEHSIIVTNFKTQKSEVHDFDSTNQPSLHVTADIGTMKEFIASFNHTCDEDTPSLQSAIDSHKTCFATEESRLTGRAIEL from the coding sequence ATGTCTGACAAGCCTGTTCGCGTGGCTGCCATCGGATATGGCAACCGGTCACGCAAATATCTGCAATACGTCGAAGAGTACCCCGACCAGGTTCAACTTGCAGCCGTAGTGGATTCCAATCCCCTGCGGCTGCACGAAGCCCAAAAGAAATTCGGATTGGATGACCAATACTGCTTCTCCAGCATCGATGATTTCTTCGCTCAGCCTCTGCCCCTCGACGGCGTTGTTATTGGCACGCCCGACCACCTCCACTACGGGCCCTGCATGGCAGCGCTGGATATGGGGTACCGCGTTCTATTAGAAAAGCCTGTTTCCCAAACGCTCGAAGAATGCGAACAAATCCTGCTTCGCTCGGAAGAGCGGCAGATCCCGGTAACAGTCTGTTACGTCCTTCGCTACCACCCTTATTTCAAGAAGCTCAAGTCCATACTGGCCCGGGGAGACCTGGGGCGCCTCATCTCCATCAATCACACGGTCAATGTCGGCATCGACAGGACGACGCATTCGTATGTACGCGGGCTGTGGAATAATTCAAATACCTCCACCCCCATCATGTTGGCGAAGTGTTGCCACGACATCGACCTGATCAACTGGTACTCAGGCAGCCGACCCAAGCGCGTCTTTTCCTCTGGTTCTCTCACGTGGTTTCACGGAAAAAACGCGCCGAAGGATAGTGCCCGGAGATGCTGCGACTGCCCGTGTGAGGAATCGTGCCCGTTTTCGGCCATTGACCTCTACCTGCGGCGTGGCGAATGGACGAAGAACTTTACAGTGCCGAATGGCATGACGCTCCATGATGTCCTTTGGGAAGAAATGCGGCACGGCCCTTACGGCAGGTGCGTGTACCACTGTGACAACAATGTAGCCGACCACCAGATCCTCTCAATGGAGATGGAAAACGGCGTCCTCGTGAACCTGACCATGAATTGCTTCACCCTCAATGACGGACGCCTGATCGAACTAAAATGCGCCTTCGGCGAAATCGTCGCTAACGAGCATTCCATCATCGTCACGAACTTCAAAACGCAGAAGAGCGAAGTCCACGATTTTGACTCGACCAACCAGCCGTCGCTTCACGTGACTGCCGACATCGGCACCATGAAAGAATTCATCGCCTCGTTCAACCACACCTGTGATGAAGACACCCCTTCGTTGCAATCGGCAATCGACAGCCACAAGACCTGCTTCGCCACCGAAGAAAGTCGTCTGACCGGGCGCGCCATCGAACTCTAA
- a CDS encoding DUF1080 domain-containing protein: MNKTTWIALTCGVLSLAGNAWADTVHNTLTPQEKADGWVLLFDGETLKGWKDYNDSKLTVPWHVVDGCIQAKGTGSDATGYIVTDKEYENFELSWDWKLSKGGNSGMLYHVVENPLFKVPYVTGPEYQLIDEPNFPEPLEEWQKTGVDYAMHLPDRSKMKINPYGEWNNARIVFDNGHVEHWLNGQKILQFEAWTDDWFAKKNSGKWQNAPEYGLARKGVICLQDHGYPASFRNIKIKELPRKPGKEVALFNGKNLDGWQAYGTEKWYVDNGELVCESGQDKQYGYLATREYYDDFDLSLDFKQETDGNSGVFIRSFIESGVKINGWQVEIAPPGKDSGGIYESYGRGWLIQIPEAKENILKYGQWNTMRIKAQGNNIQTWLNGQPMVNFNDDKIGRGKGRIALQIHSGDNVKVRWKNIKITRL; the protein is encoded by the coding sequence ATGAACAAAACCACTTGGATCGCATTGACCTGCGGAGTCCTGTCCCTAGCAGGCAATGCATGGGCAGACACCGTTCACAATACCCTGACACCCCAAGAAAAAGCCGACGGCTGGGTTCTCCTCTTCGATGGGGAAACCCTCAAGGGCTGGAAAGACTATAACGACAGCAAATTGACAGTACCGTGGCACGTCGTCGATGGCTGCATCCAGGCCAAGGGAACTGGTAGCGACGCCACCGGATACATCGTCACTGACAAAGAATACGAAAACTTCGAACTCTCCTGGGATTGGAAACTCTCCAAAGGAGGAAACAGCGGCATGCTCTACCACGTCGTCGAAAACCCGCTTTTCAAGGTTCCTTACGTAACCGGGCCTGAATACCAATTGATCGACGAACCCAACTTCCCGGAACCCCTCGAAGAATGGCAGAAAACCGGTGTCGACTACGCCATGCACCTGCCGGATCGCTCGAAAATGAAGATCAACCCGTACGGCGAATGGAATAACGCCAGAATCGTGTTCGACAACGGCCATGTCGAACATTGGCTGAATGGTCAAAAAATCCTTCAATTCGAAGCATGGACCGATGATTGGTTCGCTAAAAAGAACAGCGGCAAATGGCAGAACGCCCCAGAGTACGGCTTGGCGCGTAAAGGTGTCATCTGCTTGCAGGACCATGGCTACCCCGCATCGTTCCGCAACATCAAAATTAAAGAACTCCCCAGAAAGCCCGGCAAAGAAGTTGCACTCTTCAATGGCAAGAATCTCGACGGCTGGCAAGCCTACGGCACGGAAAAGTGGTATGTCGATAACGGAGAACTGGTCTGTGAAAGCGGCCAAGACAAACAATACGGTTACCTGGCTACCCGGGAGTACTACGACGACTTCGATCTGAGTCTGGACTTCAAGCAGGAAACTGATGGCAACTCCGGCGTCTTCATTCGCTCCTTCATCGAAAGCGGAGTCAAAATCAACGGATGGCAGGTCGAAATCGCCCCACCAGGAAAAGATTCTGGCGGAATCTACGAATCCTACGGACGCGGTTGGCTGATTCAAATCCCCGAGGCAAAAGAAAACATCCTCAAATATGGACAATGGAACACCATGCGAATCAAAGCACAAGGGAACAATATCCAAACCTGGCTCAACGGCCAGCCCATGGTGAACTTCAATGACGATAAAATCGGTCGCGGCAAAGGACGCATCGCCCTCCAAATCCACTCCGGAGACAATGTCAAAGTCCGCTGGAAAAATATCAAAATCACCCGCCTGTAA
- the recF gene encoding DNA replication and repair protein RecF (All proteins in this family for which functions are known are DNA-binding proteins that assist the filamentation of RecA onto DNA for the initiation of recombination or recombinational repair.), with protein sequence MILSRLRLLDFRCYADFQWDVPSQGAIVIGNNAEGKTSLLEAVCFLFRLVSPRTGRPSVMMRQGAERLGVRGTIGTQTRRIVWSRSEHDLQVDGCRRTDQRSYLEDSFPVVWFGNRDMELVRASADARRKYLDAIGTQWHPAYREELFRYNRVLKTRNHLLKHRPADTAQREVYSAALVNHGTRLGTLRAELIDLLRPHIIQACHGITRTAEKIEIAYAPSVRRDFAEELAATLRSDLRTGQTQTGPHRDDILITLNGMRAAEFASEGQQRTIAIALKMAQSSLLKEETGMSPIHLIDDVFGELDTTRRNALMNSLPADSQSIITTTTLGWMDTAAPPLPVLKLSGQHLETFQA encoded by the coding sequence ATGATCCTGTCGCGGCTCCGTTTGCTTGATTTCCGCTGCTACGCTGATTTTCAATGGGATGTTCCGTCCCAAGGAGCCATCGTCATCGGCAATAACGCCGAAGGGAAGACGAGTCTTCTGGAAGCAGTCTGCTTCCTCTTCCGCCTCGTCTCACCCCGCACGGGGCGTCCATCCGTCATGATGCGCCAGGGAGCGGAACGCCTGGGCGTACGCGGCACCATCGGTACGCAAACACGCCGTATCGTCTGGAGCCGCAGCGAGCACGATCTGCAAGTAGACGGGTGCCGCCGTACCGACCAGCGCAGTTACCTGGAAGACAGCTTCCCCGTCGTCTGGTTCGGCAACAGGGACATGGAACTCGTGCGAGCCAGTGCGGATGCCCGACGCAAATACCTTGATGCTATTGGCACGCAATGGCACCCTGCCTACCGGGAAGAGCTCTTCCGGTACAACCGCGTACTGAAAACGAGGAATCACCTCCTCAAGCACCGCCCTGCCGATACGGCCCAGAGGGAGGTTTATTCCGCCGCTCTCGTCAACCATGGAACCAGGCTCGGCACACTCCGGGCGGAGCTCATCGACCTCTTGCGCCCGCACATCATCCAGGCCTGCCACGGAATCACCCGGACAGCGGAAAAGATTGAGATCGCCTATGCTCCGTCGGTTCGCAGGGATTTTGCAGAAGAACTCGCCGCCACCCTTCGCTCCGACCTCCGTACCGGACAAACCCAGACAGGCCCACACCGGGATGACATTCTCATCACTCTCAACGGCATGCGTGCCGCGGAATTTGCCTCCGAGGGACAACAACGCACCATCGCCATCGCCCTGAAAATGGCGCAGTCCTCCCTTCTGAAGGAAGAAACGGGCATGTCGCCCATCCACTTGATCGACGATGTCTTCGGAGAACTTGATACCACACGTCGCAACGCCCTGATGAACTCTCTGCCGGCCGATTCCCAGAGTATCATCACCACCACCACCCTCGGCTGGATGGATACCGCCGCACCGCCGCTCCCCGTCCTTAAACTCTCGGGACAGCATCTGGAAACTTTCCAGGCTTGA
- a CDS encoding lysophospholipid acyltransferase family protein has protein sequence MPEAASQKMVDLKDLLGDNVRVPSLVLSSAEKLLGLERLNIAYDKISRDLAKEGTTDNFFDLSIKHLNLKYQLRPGELERIPKKGPVVVVANHPHGLSDGLMIGQLLTRVRNDVRLVANEQLTLCKHLEPWMITVDVYDGPEARRRNMAGIKKMLSWLGQGGLIALFPAGTASSYSIPDKRVTDDEWNRNIASIIRRTNATVVPLYIPGRTSLFFQGITLINKEARVPFLAREVGRDSRRVHKIVIGKPLSGSSLSQYESDEALMSHLRLRTYLMGRNYEKSRKPYIAKHGSRKRRLAPLIPPVPREELEREVAALPAECRLVHQEDGDWSVYVAEASRIPNLLKEIGRLREWTFREAGEGSGLSCDLDEFDGHYLHLFLWDKTNGKVAGAYRMGLTDEIFDRFGTKGLYNGGFFQFSPDIQQVLRKGLEMGRAFITPEYQRKPLALGLIWVGIGQFMVHNPRYRYLYGTVSISRDYTNLSRSLIVSYLEAREMDFQLSTGVKAFHPPHRLRLKGPELKILPVGLTDPQGLSQLVSDIEQDGKGIPVLLRQYLRLNGKILSFSIDKSFGDVLDCLILVDIYKTPERSIKRYMGKETYEELLPFINEAQEEG, from the coding sequence ATGCCTGAGGCTGCGAGTCAAAAAATGGTGGATTTGAAAGATCTCCTTGGCGATAACGTCCGCGTTCCTTCGCTTGTGCTTTCTTCCGCTGAAAAGTTGCTGGGTCTGGAACGGCTGAACATTGCCTATGATAAGATATCCCGGGATCTTGCCAAGGAAGGAACGACCGATAATTTCTTTGATTTGTCCATCAAACACCTGAATCTGAAATACCAGCTCAGGCCGGGAGAGCTGGAGCGCATTCCGAAAAAGGGCCCCGTCGTCGTGGTGGCCAACCATCCGCATGGTTTGTCCGACGGTTTGATGATCGGGCAGTTGCTGACCCGCGTCCGAAATGATGTCCGTCTGGTTGCCAACGAACAGTTGACGCTTTGCAAGCATCTGGAACCCTGGATGATTACCGTCGATGTGTATGATGGTCCCGAAGCTCGGAGGAGGAATATGGCCGGAATCAAAAAGATGCTCTCATGGTTGGGCCAGGGTGGTTTGATCGCTCTTTTCCCTGCGGGGACGGCATCTAGTTATTCCATCCCTGACAAGCGGGTGACCGACGACGAATGGAACCGCAACATTGCCTCAATTATCCGACGTACCAATGCGACGGTGGTGCCGCTGTACATTCCCGGCAGGACGAGCCTGTTTTTTCAGGGGATTACCCTGATCAACAAGGAAGCCCGCGTGCCCTTCCTGGCTCGCGAAGTCGGGCGCGACAGCCGGCGCGTTCATAAAATCGTCATCGGGAAGCCTCTGTCCGGCTCTTCGTTAAGCCAGTACGAGTCAGATGAGGCCCTTATGTCCCACCTGCGCCTCAGGACTTACCTGATGGGGAGGAATTACGAGAAATCCCGCAAGCCGTATATCGCCAAGCATGGTTCCCGCAAGAGGCGTCTTGCTCCGTTGATTCCGCCTGTGCCGCGCGAGGAACTGGAACGCGAAGTCGCGGCTTTGCCTGCCGAATGCAGGCTCGTTCATCAGGAGGACGGAGACTGGTCTGTGTATGTGGCGGAAGCCAGCCGCATTCCTAATCTTTTGAAGGAAATAGGGCGTTTGCGCGAATGGACGTTCCGCGAAGCGGGAGAGGGTTCCGGCTTGTCCTGCGACCTGGATGAATTCGACGGACATTACCTGCACCTTTTCCTGTGGGATAAAACCAACGGCAAGGTGGCTGGAGCCTACCGGATGGGGTTGACTGATGAAATTTTTGACCGTTTCGGAACGAAAGGCCTTTATAACGGAGGCTTTTTCCAGTTTTCTCCCGACATTCAGCAAGTCTTAAGGAAAGGGCTGGAAATGGGGAGAGCGTTTATTACGCCGGAATATCAGCGTAAACCCCTTGCCCTGGGACTTATCTGGGTCGGGATCGGGCAGTTCATGGTGCATAATCCCCGATACAGGTATTTATACGGTACGGTAAGCATTTCCCGCGACTATACGAATCTCTCCCGTTCTCTCATCGTTTCCTATTTGGAAGCCCGAGAAATGGATTTCCAGTTGAGCACGGGGGTTAAGGCTTTTCATCCGCCGCATCGCCTTCGTTTGAAAGGCCCCGAATTGAAAATTCTCCCCGTGGGATTGACCGATCCCCAGGGTTTGTCCCAGCTTGTTTCCGATATCGAACAGGATGGCAAGGGGATACCTGTCCTGCTGCGGCAGTACCTGCGTTTGAACGGCAAAATCCTGTCCTTCAGCATCGACAAATCTTTTGGAGATGTGCTGGATTGCCTGATACTCGTCGATATATACAAAACGCCCGAGCGCTCGATCAAGCGCTACATGGGCAAGGAAACGTACGAGGAACTTCTTCCCTTCATCAATGAAGCACAAGAGGAAGGATGA
- a CDS encoding MauE/DoxX family redox-associated membrane protein codes for MYRDKFINIFFWILRVGTGVFFLTVGGMKAMHLDRLEADIDRFDIVPHDWAWPMACLGIAVELIVGGCLLFKRMYMGATALGVALTGGFVAIFVQGWIRGLSLSCSCLGVQREVDNYPFEVTWRVLLLGVMLLLFWDANHREKVYFKPVRLNFSDI; via the coding sequence ATGTACAGGGATAAGTTCATCAATATTTTCTTTTGGATCCTCCGAGTGGGGACGGGGGTGTTTTTCCTGACGGTGGGCGGGATGAAGGCCATGCACCTGGATCGCTTGGAAGCGGACATCGACCGTTTTGATATTGTTCCCCATGACTGGGCCTGGCCGATGGCCTGCCTGGGTATTGCAGTGGAGCTTATCGTGGGCGGATGCCTTCTGTTCAAGAGGATGTATATGGGGGCTACGGCTTTGGGTGTAGCTTTGACCGGGGGGTTTGTCGCTATTTTCGTGCAGGGGTGGATACGCGGGTTATCTTTGTCCTGCAGTTGCCTGGGAGTCCAGCGCGAGGTGGATAATTATCCGTTTGAGGTGACGTGGCGCGTGCTGCTGCTTGGCGTGATGCTCTTGCTGTTCTGGGACGCCAACCATCGCGAGAAAGTGTACTTCAAGCCTGTCCGGCTGAATTTTAGCGATATCTGA
- a CDS encoding lysophospholipid acyltransferase family protein produces the protein MNSFYWFFYTLFKSASRAFFSHKVIHREKLIEEGPVLIVSNHESFVDPPMLGICYEEGIYFFARKTLFKSIFKWGLPLCQAIPIDQDNPDPKSIKQVIGLLKAGNRVLVFPEGARTEDGSIHEGMAGVGLILSKTKVPVQPLRIHGAREILPAGSARMKFHPVSITIGDPIDFTAEELNARGKQAYTHLAQRMMDAIRALPVEE, from the coding sequence ATGAACTCCTTCTACTGGTTCTTCTATACTCTCTTCAAGTCGGCATCGCGCGCGTTCTTCTCCCACAAGGTTATCCACCGGGAAAAACTCATCGAAGAAGGCCCGGTTCTCATCGTTTCCAACCACGAGAGCTTCGTCGACCCCCCCATGCTGGGAATCTGCTACGAAGAAGGCATCTACTTCTTCGCCCGGAAAACGCTTTTCAAAAGCATTTTCAAATGGGGGCTTCCCCTGTGCCAGGCTATTCCCATCGACCAGGATAATCCGGACCCCAAAAGCATCAAACAAGTCATCGGACTCCTGAAAGCCGGCAACCGCGTCCTCGTCTTCCCCGAAGGCGCGCGCACGGAAGACGGTTCCATCCATGAAGGAATGGCCGGAGTCGGCCTCATTCTCAGCAAAACGAAAGTTCCCGTCCAACCTCTGCGCATCCATGGCGCCCGGGAGATCCTGCCGGCCGGATCCGCCAGGATGAAGTTCCATCCCGTCAGTATTACGATCGGAGACCCGATCGACTTCACCGCTGAAGAACTCAATGCCAGGGGCAAACAAGCATACACCCACCTCGCCCAGCGAATGATGGACGCCATCCGCGCCCTTCCCGTTGAGGAATAG
- a CDS encoding RNA-binding protein: MNTKMYVGNLSFDAAEEDLRDLFGAHGEVTEVFMPTDRDSGRPRGFAFVSMESADGMNAAIETLNGQEYMGRALIVNEAKPQVSNGGGGYRDRGNGGSGYRGAGRRDDNGYGRGGRGGRR; encoded by the coding sequence ATGAACACAAAAATGTATGTAGGGAATTTGTCCTTTGATGCAGCTGAAGAAGACTTGAGAGATTTGTTCGGCGCTCATGGTGAAGTAACGGAAGTATTTATGCCCACGGATCGCGACTCCGGTCGTCCCAGAGGATTTGCTTTTGTCTCCATGGAGTCGGCAGATGGCATGAACGCTGCCATCGAAACTCTGAACGGGCAGGAATACATGGGCCGCGCTCTGATTGTCAACGAAGCAAAACCGCAGGTCAGCAATGGCGGCGGCGGTTACCGTGATCGCGGTAACGGCGGCAGCGGATACCGCGGTGCCGGACGTCGTGATGACAACGGCTATGGCCGTGGCGGACGCGGTGGACGCCGCTAA